From a single Paenibacillus sp. FSL W8-0426 genomic region:
- the murA gene encoding UDP-N-acetylglucosamine 1-carboxyvinyltransferase, which produces MSKFIVRGGKRLTGSVKVSGAKNSVLPIIAASLLGEKGQSVIVDAPPLDDVMTINKVLESLGAKVTYRDEVITVNAENLTSCEAPYEWVSKMRASFLVMGPLLTRMGHTRISLPGGCAIGTRPIDQHLKGFEAMGAEISLGQGYIEARSQGRLRGAKIYLDVASVGATQNIMMAATLADGVTILENAAKEPEIVDLANYLNGMGAKVRGAGTGIIRIEGVEKLTGVRHTVIPDRIEAGTYMAAAAISGGDVYIEGAISDHMGSVIAKMEEMGVTIIPDENGVRVVADRPLKAVDVKTLPYPGFPTDMQSQMMALLLASEGTSVVTETVFENRFMHVDEFQLMNAEIKVEGRSAIVTGNAKLKGAKVTATDLRAGAALIIAGLVAEGTTEVGGVHHIDRGYVHLAEKLNGLGADIYRISVDEPKLESVKTPNEKPEDEVPMFKVQPTWA; this is translated from the coding sequence ATGAGCAAATTTATCGTCCGCGGTGGCAAAAGATTGACCGGAAGTGTCAAAGTTAGCGGCGCTAAAAATTCCGTTCTTCCGATCATCGCTGCCTCTCTCTTAGGGGAAAAAGGCCAAAGCGTCATTGTAGACGCGCCTCCTCTAGACGATGTGATGACGATTAATAAAGTGTTGGAATCGCTGGGAGCCAAGGTTACATACCGGGACGAAGTGATTACCGTGAATGCGGAGAATTTGACTTCCTGTGAAGCACCGTATGAATGGGTAAGCAAAATGCGGGCGTCCTTTCTGGTCATGGGGCCTTTATTGACGCGTATGGGGCACACAAGGATTTCTCTCCCTGGCGGATGCGCGATCGGCACGCGGCCGATTGACCAACATCTTAAAGGGTTTGAAGCTATGGGGGCAGAGATCAGCCTCGGCCAAGGGTACATCGAAGCACGTAGCCAAGGAAGGCTGCGCGGCGCTAAAATTTATCTGGATGTAGCTTCCGTTGGAGCTACTCAAAATATTATGATGGCTGCTACTCTTGCAGATGGGGTAACCATTCTGGAGAATGCGGCAAAAGAACCCGAGATCGTGGATCTAGCCAACTACCTGAACGGTATGGGGGCCAAGGTTCGCGGAGCGGGAACAGGCATTATTCGCATTGAAGGCGTGGAGAAGCTGACCGGTGTTCGGCATACCGTCATCCCGGATCGGATCGAAGCGGGCACGTATATGGCTGCTGCAGCCATTTCTGGCGGAGACGTATACATCGAAGGTGCCATCTCGGATCACATGGGCTCAGTCATTGCCAAGATGGAAGAAATGGGCGTCACGATTATTCCTGACGAAAATGGCGTACGAGTTGTTGCAGACCGTCCACTCAAAGCGGTAGACGTGAAGACATTGCCGTACCCTGGTTTCCCGACGGATATGCAGTCCCAGATGATGGCTTTGTTGCTTGCTTCCGAAGGAACAAGCGTTGTGACGGAAACCGTGTTTGAGAATCGCTTCATGCATGTGGATGAATTCCAATTGATGAATGCGGAGATCAAGGTGGAAGGCCGTTCGGCGATCGTCACGGGTAATGCGAAACTGAAGGGTGCCAAGGTAACCGCAACGGACCTGAGAGCAGGGGCAGCCCTGATCATTGCCGGCTTGGTTGCTGAAGGTACGACGGAAGTTGGCGGCGTGCATCACATCGATCGCGGTTATGTACATTTGGCGGAAAAGCTGAATGGACTGGGTGCCGACATCTATCGGATTTCCGTCGATGAGCCGAAGCTGGAATCGGTCAAAACCCCGAACGAGAAACCGGAGGACGAAGTGCCGATGTTCAAGGTGCAACCAACCTGGGCTTAA
- the atpG gene encoding ATP synthase F1 subunit gamma encodes MAKGMREIKRQIKSVQSTKQITKAMEMVAAAKLRKAQERAEAARPYSEKLKEVVASIATSTKGIKHPMLDSRPVKKTAYLVITSDRGLAGGYNANILRLVNQTLKEKHKSKDEYALFVIGRKGRDYFRRRDIAMAATTTDLSDSPAFADIKSIAHEAVHGFELAEFDELFICYNRFVNALTQIPTVDRLLPMETPEVSTAGGPVASCEYEPSPEAVLEVLLPRYAETLIYGALLDGKASELGAKMTAMGNATKNASKLINDLSLTYNRARQAAITQEITEIVAGANAQS; translated from the coding sequence ATGGCAAAAGGCATGCGCGAAATCAAGCGGCAAATTAAGAGTGTGCAAAGTACAAAGCAGATCACCAAGGCGATGGAAATGGTTGCGGCAGCCAAGCTGCGCAAAGCGCAGGAACGAGCTGAAGCAGCACGCCCTTACTCTGAGAAGTTGAAAGAAGTTGTGGCAAGCATTGCTACGAGCACCAAGGGGATCAAACATCCGATGCTTGACAGTCGTCCGGTGAAAAAGACGGCTTATCTGGTCATCACATCAGATCGCGGTCTTGCGGGAGGATACAATGCGAATATTTTGCGTTTGGTCAATCAAACGCTTAAGGAGAAGCATAAATCCAAGGATGAGTACGCTCTGTTCGTCATCGGCCGCAAAGGGCGGGACTACTTCAGACGACGTGATATCGCAATGGCTGCAACTACAACCGACTTATCTGATTCACCTGCATTTGCGGATATCAAATCGATCGCACATGAAGCGGTTCATGGATTTGAACTGGCTGAATTCGATGAGTTGTTCATTTGCTATAACCGCTTTGTGAATGCATTGACCCAGATCCCTACGGTGGACCGTCTTCTTCCGATGGAAACACCAGAGGTATCCACGGCAGGAGGCCCGGTAGCTAGCTGCGAATATGAGCCATCTCCTGAAGCTGTGCTCGAGGTGCTGCTCCCGCGTTACGCGGAAACGCTCATCTACGGCGCGCTCCTGGACGGTAAAGCAAGTGAGTTGGGTGCGAAGATGACAGCCATGGGTAATGCTACCAAAAATGCATCCAAACTTATCAATGATCTGTCATTGACCTATAACCGTGCCCGTCAGGCAGCAATCACGCAGGAAATCACGGAAATCGTGGCAGGTGCCAACGCACAAAGTTAA
- a CDS encoding DUF1146 family protein has product MDNDLTNQVNQTLSANGLISICVSLLCIAVAWWALQNLKLELIIRQPKGPQGRLLHLLLAIIVGHAVSGFVIDYMSWTQMLRYLF; this is encoded by the coding sequence ATGGATAATGATCTGACGAATCAGGTAAACCAGACATTAAGCGCAAACGGCTTGATTTCGATCTGTGTATCGCTGTTGTGTATCGCGGTGGCGTGGTGGGCCTTGCAAAATCTAAAGCTGGAACTCATCATTAGGCAGCCGAAAGGACCTCAAGGCAGATTGCTGCATTTGTTGTTGGCGATTATCGTTGGTCATGCGGTATCCGGTTTCGTCATTGACTATATGTCCTGGACCCAGATGCTTCGCTATTTGTTTTGA
- a CDS encoding F0F1 ATP synthase subunit epsilon — translation MSTLLLEIVTPERLVYSEQVNSLIARGVEGELGILPGHIPLVTPLQIAPITIKNGKQEKLVAVGGGFIEIRKDKVVVLAESAEFPEDIDVDRARAAKERAERRLSSQSNQDHFDHRRAEIALQKAINRINVYGK, via the coding sequence TTGAGCACCTTATTGTTGGAAATCGTTACCCCAGAGCGACTTGTATATTCCGAACAAGTGAATAGCCTTATCGCTCGTGGTGTTGAAGGGGAGCTTGGCATTCTGCCAGGGCATATTCCGTTGGTAACTCCTTTGCAAATCGCGCCAATCACGATCAAAAACGGAAAGCAAGAAAAGCTGGTTGCCGTAGGTGGCGGCTTTATTGAAATCCGTAAGGATAAGGTTGTTGTACTTGCAGAGAGCGCCGAGTTTCCGGAGGACATCGATGTGGACCGTGCTCGTGCGGCAAAAGAGCGGGCGGAGCGCCGGCTTAGCAGCCAGAGCAATCAGGATCATTTCGATCATCGTCGTGCAGAAATCGCACTGCAAAAAGCGATTAACCGGATCAACGTTTACGGCAAATAA
- the atpD gene encoding F0F1 ATP synthase subunit beta, translating to MNKGRVVSIMGPVVDVEFERGGLPEILNAITIKTQNESGVAIDLTLEASKHLGDNRVRCIAMSSTDGLVRGVEAVDTGAPISVPVGEATLGRVFNVLGEAIDTNGEVKAEVKNPIHRAAPAFDELTTQAEMLETGIKVIDLLAPYAKGGKIGLFGGAGVGKTVTIQELINNIAQEHGGISVFAGVGERTREGNDLYHEMSDSGVINKTAMVFGQMNEPPGARLRVALTGLTMAEYFRDEEGRDVLLFIDNIFRFTQAGSEVSALLGRMPSAVGYQPTLATEMGQLQERITSTKKGSVTSIQAIYVPADDYTDPAPATTFAHLDATTNLERKISEMGIYPAVDPLASSSRILSPEVVGEEHYNVAQGVKRILARYNELQDIIAILGMDELSEEDRALVYRARKIQRFLSQPFHVAEAFNGIPGKYVPVKETVRSFKEILEGKHDDLPEAAFLFVGTIEEAVEKAKTLV from the coding sequence ATGAACAAAGGACGCGTTGTGAGCATCATGGGTCCGGTCGTTGACGTCGAGTTTGAACGCGGCGGCCTGCCGGAAATCCTCAATGCCATTACGATCAAAACGCAGAACGAAAGCGGCGTTGCAATCGACCTTACGCTGGAAGCTTCCAAACATCTGGGTGACAACCGCGTGCGTTGTATTGCGATGTCTTCCACGGATGGACTTGTACGCGGCGTTGAAGCTGTAGACACAGGTGCTCCAATTTCCGTACCGGTAGGGGAAGCAACTCTGGGTCGCGTATTTAACGTGCTTGGCGAAGCGATTGATACGAATGGCGAAGTCAAAGCAGAAGTGAAAAACCCGATTCACCGAGCGGCTCCTGCATTCGACGAACTGACGACCCAAGCAGAAATGCTGGAAACGGGAATCAAAGTTATCGACTTGCTGGCCCCTTACGCTAAAGGTGGTAAAATCGGCCTCTTCGGTGGTGCCGGTGTAGGTAAAACCGTAACGATTCAGGAACTGATCAACAACATCGCCCAAGAGCACGGCGGGATCTCCGTATTTGCGGGTGTTGGTGAGCGTACGCGTGAAGGTAATGACCTTTATCACGAAATGAGCGATTCCGGCGTTATCAACAAAACAGCAATGGTCTTCGGACAAATGAACGAGCCGCCGGGCGCGCGTCTTCGCGTAGCCCTCACGGGTCTGACCATGGCGGAATATTTCCGTGATGAAGAAGGCCGTGACGTGCTGCTCTTTATCGATAACATCTTCCGTTTCACCCAAGCGGGTTCCGAAGTATCGGCCTTGCTTGGACGTATGCCTTCTGCGGTAGGTTACCAACCTACGTTGGCTACGGAAATGGGTCAATTGCAAGAGCGGATCACATCGACGAAAAAAGGTTCCGTAACATCGATCCAAGCGATCTATGTTCCTGCGGATGACTATACGGATCCGGCTCCAGCGACAACGTTTGCTCACTTGGATGCAACGACGAACTTGGAGCGTAAAATTTCCGAGATGGGTATCTACCCTGCGGTAGATCCATTGGCATCGAGCTCTCGTATCCTCAGCCCTGAGGTTGTAGGGGAAGAGCATTACAACGTTGCTCAAGGCGTTAAACGCATCTTGGCTCGTTACAATGAGTTGCAGGACATTATCGCAATCCTGGGTATGGACGAGCTCAGCGAGGAAGACCGTGCGCTCGTTTACCGCGCTCGTAAAATCCAGCGTTTCTTGTCCCAACCATTCCACGTTGCCGAAGCGTTCAACGGTATTCCGGGTAAATACGTTCCGGTTAAAGAAACGGTGCGCAGCTTTAAAGAAATTCTCGAAGGCAAGCATGACGATCTTCCGGAAGCAGCTTTCCTCTTCGTGGGCACCATTGAAGAGGCAGTGGAGAAAGCCAAAACTTTGGTATAA